In a genomic window of Chryseobacterium sp. G0162:
- the rsfS gene encoding ribosome silencing factor, producing the protein MNKTAEKQALIDKIVEALQDVKAEDIMIFDLSNIENSVAETFVICSGNSNTQVSALAGSVEKKVRNDLKDRPWHVEGTENAMWVLVDYVSVVVHIFQKDVREYYDIEELWGDAVITKIENE; encoded by the coding sequence ATGAATAAAACAGCAGAAAAACAAGCACTAATAGATAAAATCGTTGAAGCACTTCAAGATGTAAAAGCAGAAGATATTATGATCTTTGATCTTTCAAACATTGAAAATTCAGTAGCGGAAACGTTCGTAATATGTAGCGGTAACTCGAATACACAGGTTTCAGCATTAGCTGGTAGTGTAGAAAAAAAAGTAAGAAACGACCTGAAAGACAGACCTTGGCATGTAGAAGGTACGGAAAATGCAATGTGGGTATTGGTAGATTACGTTTCAGTAGTGGTTCACATATTCCAGAAAGATGTTCGTGAGTATTACGATATAGAAGAACTTTGGGGTGACGCAGTCATTACCAAAATTGAAAATGAATAA
- a CDS encoding biotin--[acetyl-CoA-carboxylase] ligase, whose product MSQLFYLKECSSTNDEISKFLLYENSDFIGLHTFSQTKGRGQYGNVWIPTAGKNLAYTLAVNTQNILCSDFIFNYYTAIIVRDFLANLADYDVKIKWPNDIILKGKKIVGILIEKKKINQNNYFIIGTGINILQDKFEEISNAGSLLTQTGHEFNLEELSVNLHEFLSEKLKNIPSDQEILGRFNESLFRKDEISVFEIEKERQNGIIRNADDKGELWIELEKDGMRSFYHKEVKLLY is encoded by the coding sequence ATGAGCCAACTCTTCTATCTGAAAGAATGTTCTTCTACTAATGACGAAATATCAAAGTTTTTACTTTACGAAAATTCAGATTTTATAGGATTACATACTTTTAGCCAAACTAAAGGTCGTGGTCAGTATGGAAATGTCTGGATTCCGACTGCCGGAAAAAACCTGGCATATACGCTGGCAGTGAATACTCAAAACATCCTGTGCTCCGACTTTATATTCAATTATTATACCGCAATTATTGTCAGGGATTTCCTTGCCAATTTGGCTGATTATGATGTAAAAATTAAATGGCCGAATGATATTATCCTTAAAGGTAAAAAAATCGTTGGAATTTTGATTGAAAAGAAAAAAATTAATCAAAATAATTACTTCATCATTGGAACCGGAATCAATATCCTGCAGGACAAATTTGAAGAAATTTCAAATGCCGGCTCACTTCTGACGCAGACAGGGCATGAATTCAACCTTGAAGAGCTTAGTGTAAACCTCCATGAGTTCTTGTCAGAAAAACTAAAAAACATCCCTTCTGACCAGGAAATACTGGGTCGTTTCAATGAGAGTCTGTTTCGAAAGGATGAGATCTCTGTCTTTGAAATTGAAAAAGAGCGACAAAATGGCATCATCCGCAATGCAGATGACAAAGGAGAACTTTGGATCGAATTGGAAAAAGACGGTATGCGTTCTTTTTACCATAAGGAGGTAAAACTCCTCTATTGA
- a CDS encoding LptF/LptG family permease, whose protein sequence is MLKIVDRYIIKKYLGTFSFMLVLLSIVVLVIDVQQKIPRIENAKALDPKLDLGYFLLHFYPYWIINLVVTFLSILVFITVIYFTSRMANNTEIVAIISSGASFHRFSKPYLYTSILIALMALVVYHLVLPWANIKKNQLEAYTYNAANKEKILGTAPASSQLSKTEYIFVDSWNKREKRGSSFVYQKFDTHRKMVYELKASEVYWDQDKKQFVLNNYLEKTINKDNTEKLSNGIELRKNYSHSPEELFPNELLGQNKTTPELLKFIEREKARGNSNLNSYLNELHQRTSMPVSIIILTFLALSLSSQKKRGGLGINLAIGISLAFLFVFSFEALKVVSENKSLSPALAMWLPNLVFLPLTLYLYIKRANQ, encoded by the coding sequence ATGCTTAAGATTGTAGACAGATATATCATCAAAAAATACCTTGGAACTTTTAGTTTCATGCTGGTACTGTTGTCTATAGTAGTACTGGTTATCGATGTTCAGCAAAAAATCCCAAGGATAGAAAATGCAAAGGCTCTTGATCCTAAACTGGATCTTGGGTATTTCCTGCTTCATTTTTATCCTTACTGGATCATCAATCTTGTAGTAACATTTCTTTCCATTTTGGTATTTATCACGGTGATTTACTTTACCTCCAGGATGGCAAACAATACTGAAATTGTGGCTATTATCAGTAGTGGTGCTAGTTTTCACAGGTTTTCAAAACCTTATCTGTATACTTCAATTCTGATTGCATTAATGGCACTTGTGGTGTATCATTTGGTTCTCCCTTGGGCTAATATCAAGAAAAATCAGCTGGAAGCATATACCTATAATGCGGCCAATAAAGAAAAAATCCTGGGAACTGCTCCTGCCTCTTCACAATTGAGTAAAACAGAGTATATCTTTGTAGATTCCTGGAATAAAAGAGAAAAAAGAGGATCCAGCTTTGTGTATCAAAAGTTTGATACCCATAGAAAAATGGTGTACGAATTGAAAGCTAGTGAAGTATACTGGGATCAGGATAAAAAGCAGTTTGTACTCAATAACTATCTGGAAAAGACCATCAATAAAGATAATACAGAAAAGCTGAGTAATGGGATAGAGCTTAGGAAAAACTATAGCCATTCCCCTGAAGAGCTTTTCCCAAATGAACTTTTAGGACAGAATAAAACAACACCCGAACTTTTAAAATTCATAGAAAGAGAAAAAGCCAGAGGAAACAGTAACCTGAACTCTTATCTGAATGAGCTTCATCAGAGGACATCAATGCCTGTTTCTATTATTATTCTGACTTTCCTTGCGCTTTCTCTGTCTTCTCAAAAGAAGAGAGGGGGATTAGGGATTAACCTTGCGATAGGGATTTCATTGGCCTTCCTGTTTGTCTTTTCATTTGAAGCTTTAAAAGTGGTTTCAGAAAATAAAAGTTTATCTCCGGCTTTAGCGATGTGGTTGCCTAATCTGGTATTTCTTCCGCTTACTCTATATCTTTATATCAAAAGAGCTAATCAATAG
- the tgt gene encoding tRNA guanosine(34) transglycosylase Tgt, producing the protein MKFFNIEKTSEGKARAGEITTDHGKIQTPIFMPVGTVASVKTVHQRELKEDIKAQIILGNTYHLYLRPGMETMQDAGGLHKFMNWDLPILTDSGGFQVFSLASNRKMTEEGARFKSHIDGSYHMFSPERSMEIQRQIGADIFMAFDECTPYPCDYNQAKSSMELTHRWLKRCIEWTNDNPELYGHKQRLFPIVQGSTYSDLRKISAEVISEAGAEGNAIGGLSVGEPEEEMYRITDEVTDILPKEKPRYLMGVGTPWNILESIGLGIDMMDCVMPTRNARNAMLFTWQGVMNLKNEKWKRDFSPLDEFGTSFVDREYSKAYLRHLFVSKEYLAKQIASIHNLAFYLDLVKVAREHIIAGDFYEWKNSIVPVLRQRM; encoded by the coding sequence ATGAAATTTTTTAATATCGAAAAAACCTCTGAAGGAAAAGCCAGGGCAGGGGAGATTACTACAGATCACGGGAAGATTCAAACTCCTATTTTTATGCCGGTGGGAACTGTTGCAAGTGTGAAAACAGTTCATCAGAGAGAATTAAAAGAAGACATTAAAGCCCAGATTATTTTGGGAAATACTTACCACCTTTATCTTCGTCCAGGAATGGAAACGATGCAGGATGCCGGTGGTTTACATAAATTCATGAACTGGGATCTTCCTATTCTTACAGATTCAGGAGGTTTTCAGGTATTCTCGTTAGCGAGCAACCGAAAAATGACAGAAGAAGGGGCTAGATTCAAGTCTCATATTGACGGAAGCTATCACATGTTTTCTCCTGAAAGATCAATGGAAATTCAAAGACAGATCGGGGCTGATATTTTTATGGCTTTTGACGAATGTACTCCTTATCCTTGTGATTACAACCAGGCAAAATCATCTATGGAGCTTACTCATCGTTGGCTGAAAAGATGTATAGAATGGACCAATGATAATCCTGAATTATATGGACATAAGCAAAGACTTTTCCCAATTGTTCAGGGATCTACTTATTCCGACTTAAGAAAAATTTCTGCAGAAGTAATTTCTGAAGCAGGAGCAGAAGGAAATGCGATTGGAGGTCTTTCTGTAGGAGAACCGGAAGAGGAAATGTACAGAATTACTGACGAAGTAACAGATATTCTTCCAAAAGAAAAACCAAGATATCTGATGGGAGTTGGAACTCCTTGGAATATTCTGGAATCCATTGGATTAGGAATTGATATGATGGATTGCGTGATGCCTACAAGAAATGCCAGAAATGCAATGCTTTTCACATGGCAAGGGGTAATGAATCTTAAAAATGAAAAATGGAAGCGTGATTTCTCGCCTTTGGATGAGTTTGGAACAAGCTTCGTAGATCGTGAATATTCAAAAGCGTATCTTCGTCACCTGTTTGTATCCAAAGAATATCTGGCGAAACAAATCGCTTCAATTCATAACTTAGCATTTTATCTTGACTTGGTAAAAGTAGCAAGAGAACATATCATTGCAGGAGATTTTTATGAATGGAAAAACTCTATCGTACCGGTTCTTAGACAAAGAATGTAA
- a CDS encoding DUF4296 domain-containing protein, whose translation MKNWILVFVFLGLFSCSDYIDKPKNLIDQEVMAEVIADLVMNDQVNFMYQNRNMEAGTRFILKSHNVKPDDFVESFKYYVIKEEMADIATEAQQILLKKDPKADQYVKDKLKKAELGMPQK comes from the coding sequence ATGAAAAATTGGATTCTTGTTTTTGTTTTTCTGGGGCTGTTTTCATGTAGTGATTATATTGATAAGCCTAAAAATCTGATCGATCAGGAGGTGATGGCAGAAGTTATCGCTGACCTTGTGATGAACGATCAGGTTAATTTTATGTATCAGAACAGGAATATGGAAGCTGGTACAAGGTTTATTTTAAAATCTCATAATGTAAAGCCGGATGACTTTGTTGAAAGTTTTAAGTATTATGTGATTAAAGAAGAAATGGCAGACATCGCCACCGAAGCACAGCAAATTTTATTAAAGAAGGATCCTAAAGCGGATCAATATGTAAAAGATAAACTAAAGAAGGCTGAATTGGGAATGCCTCAAAAATAA
- a CDS encoding polyprenol monophosphomannose synthase, whose translation MKKLVIIPTYNEKENIENIISAVFALEDDFHILVVDDSSPDGTSDIVKELQKKHPHYLHLSIRHSKDGLGKAYIHGFKWAIENKYDYIFEMDADFSHNPNDLPKLFEACLNADMAIGSRYSKGVNVVNWPMGRVLLSYFASKYVRFVLGLPIHDTTAGFVCFSRKVLEEIGLDNVKLKGYGFQIEMKFRAFKKGFRIVEVPIIFTNRILGESKMNGGIIHEAVFGVLNLKWKSIINRL comes from the coding sequence ATGAAAAAGCTCGTCATCATCCCAACCTATAACGAAAAGGAAAATATTGAAAATATTATTTCCGCAGTTTTTGCATTAGAGGATGACTTTCATATCTTAGTGGTGGATGATTCTTCTCCAGACGGAACATCGGATATAGTAAAGGAATTACAGAAGAAACACCCACATTATCTGCATCTTTCGATAAGACATAGTAAAGATGGATTAGGTAAGGCCTATATTCATGGATTTAAATGGGCGATCGAAAATAAATACGACTATATTTTTGAAATGGATGCCGATTTTTCGCATAATCCTAATGATTTGCCCAAACTTTTTGAAGCCTGTCTGAATGCAGATATGGCCATAGGCTCCCGTTATTCAAAAGGAGTAAATGTGGTAAACTGGCCTATGGGGAGAGTTTTACTGTCCTATTTTGCATCAAAATATGTTAGATTTGTTTTAGGACTTCCTATTCACGATACCACAGCTGGTTTTGTCTGCTTTTCGCGAAAAGTGTTGGAAGAAATAGGATTAGATAATGTAAAGCTGAAAGGATACGGATTCCAGATAGAAATGAAATTCAGAGCCTTTAAAAAAGGTTTCAGAATTGTAGAAGTTCCTATTATATTTACCAATAGAATTTTAGGAGAAAGCAAAATGAATGGCGGAATTATCCATGAAGCCGTTTTTGGTGTTTTAAACTTAAAATGGAAGTCAATCATCAATAGATTATAA
- a CDS encoding DUF4271 domain-containing protein translates to MMNIVERDASLKDFLLQKYFDASNNLPSWIITSCVTTLTLSALISQYIPVVPKFIADLHILGYQLNKFGYTLLAVMFFYLIKSTLGFLFYQSIGDGKKWTIFYFTSTKFYFILSFLLIILCVSHYYFPVDRNKIFIYYFFFFSFVFIFKVFFYLFHKNKILPEKWYYKFLYICTLQIAPLLLLWKLLFF, encoded by the coding sequence ATGATGAACATTGTAGAAAGAGATGCCAGTCTTAAAGACTTCCTGCTTCAAAAGTATTTTGATGCAAGCAATAACCTTCCGAGCTGGATTATCACATCCTGCGTAACTACTCTTACTTTATCAGCCCTAATCTCTCAGTATATTCCGGTAGTTCCTAAATTCATTGCAGATCTGCATATTTTGGGATATCAGCTTAATAAGTTTGGATATACTCTGCTTGCGGTTATGTTTTTTTATCTGATAAAATCTACATTAGGTTTTTTATTTTATCAAAGTATAGGTGATGGAAAAAAATGGACTATTTTCTATTTCACTTCCACAAAATTTTATTTTATCCTGTCTTTTTTGTTGATAATTCTGTGTGTTAGCCACTATTACTTCCCTGTAGACAGAAATAAAATCTTCATCTATTATTTCTTCTTCTTTTCTTTTGTATTCATTTTCAAAGTTTTTTTCTATTTATTTCACAAGAACAAGATTCTTCCCGAGAAATGGTATTATAAATTTTTGTATATTTGCACGCTCCAAATCGCACCATTATTACTGCTTTGGAAGTTGTTATTTTTTTAA
- a CDS encoding uroporphyrinogen-III synthase, translated as MRIKSILVSQPAPSESSPYLDIAKKEKIKIDFRPFIHVEGVDNKELRTQKIDLTQYTGIIFTSKNAIDHYFRLAEELRFAVPDTMRYICQSEAIANYLQKHIVYRKRKISFGEKNFSDLLPLFKKFPTEKYLLPSSDVLSPDIVKTLDSANVEWTRAIMYRTVCSDLTDINIKDYDMLIFFSPQGIKSLQQNFPDFKQDETKIGVFGNTTLAAAEEAGLKVDLMAPTKETPSMTMALEKYIKALHK; from the coding sequence ATGAGAATAAAGTCTATATTGGTTTCTCAACCAGCGCCTAGTGAGTCTTCTCCATATCTGGATATAGCGAAGAAGGAAAAAATAAAGATTGATTTCCGTCCATTTATCCACGTCGAAGGGGTTGACAATAAAGAACTCAGAACTCAGAAAATAGATCTGACGCAATACACCGGTATTATTTTTACCAGTAAAAATGCTATTGACCATTACTTCAGACTTGCGGAAGAATTACGTTTCGCAGTGCCGGATACAATGAGATATATCTGCCAGTCGGAAGCAATTGCCAACTATCTTCAGAAACACATCGTGTACAGAAAAAGAAAAATCAGCTTTGGGGAGAAAAACTTCTCAGATCTTCTTCCTCTGTTCAAGAAGTTTCCTACTGAAAAGTATCTGTTGCCATCTTCAGATGTTTTAAGTCCGGATATTGTAAAAACTTTGGATTCTGCCAACGTAGAATGGACAAGAGCAATCATGTACCGTACCGTATGCAGTGACCTGACAGACATCAACATTAAAGATTATGACATGTTGATCTTCTTCAGCCCACAGGGAATCAAGTCTCTACAGCAGAATTTCCCAGACTTCAAGCAGGATGAAACAAAGATCGGAGTTTTCGGAAATACTACTTTAGCTGCTGCAGAAGAAGCAGGATTAAAAGTAGACCTAATGGCTCCTACGAAGGAAACACCTTCTATGACCATGGCTCTAGAAAAATATATTAAAGCGCTACACAAATAG
- a CDS encoding S9 family peptidase, with product MKAPQAKKIEKILETHGDIRADHYFWLNERENPEVIQYLEEENAYEEFIMKDTEELQEELFEEMKARYKKDDESLPYFFNGYWYIVRYEEGKEYPIFCRKHESMDNEEEIILDVNILAEGEDFFEVGSVAVSPNNELTSFSSDNVGRRIYTLNFKNLKTGEILPDKILNTTGKAVWANDNQHVFYIRKDKSLRAFQVYRHTLGTDSSEDVLIFHEKDDTFDVNVFKTKSLQYIFIASSSTISDEHHFIPADNVFADWKVIQPRIDDLEYSVEHYEDEFYIITNADDATNFKIVKTKIDHCSKENWIDVIPHRAQVLLEGFEIFKDYLVLEEREKGLLQIKIIDEKTKESYYLPFSDPTYTAYIGINLEFDTEVLRYGYTSLTQPGSTYEYNMKDKTTKLLKQQEVLGGKFFPENYISERIWADSRDGETKIPISLVYHKDTKKSADTPLLLYGYGSYGHTVDASFSNVRLSILDRGFIYAIAHIRGGEYLGREWYEDGKMLFKKNTFFDFIDAGKYLIKENYTSSKHLYAMGGSAGGLLVGAVVNYEPQLFNGIVAQVPFVDVVTTMLDDTIPLTTGEYDEWGNPNDKEYYHYMKEYSPYDNVEAKDYPNILITTGFHDSQVQYWEPAKWTAKLRELKTDNNILVFKTDMSSGHGGASGRFESLKEDALEYAFLLKIDNKE from the coding sequence ATGAAAGCTCCACAGGCAAAAAAAATAGAAAAAATACTAGAAACCCACGGCGACATAAGAGCAGATCATTACTTCTGGCTTAATGAAAGGGAAAACCCGGAAGTCATTCAATATCTTGAAGAAGAAAATGCTTACGAAGAATTCATCATGAAAGACACTGAAGAACTTCAGGAAGAACTCTTCGAAGAAATGAAAGCCCGTTATAAAAAGGATGACGAATCACTACCATATTTCTTTAACGGATACTGGTATATTGTACGCTATGAAGAAGGCAAAGAATATCCTATTTTCTGCAGAAAGCATGAAAGCATGGATAACGAAGAGGAAATTATACTTGACGTAAATATTTTAGCGGAAGGTGAAGATTTCTTTGAAGTGGGGAGTGTAGCAGTAAGCCCAAACAACGAACTGACTTCTTTTTCTTCGGACAATGTAGGAAGAAGAATCTATACTTTAAATTTTAAAAACTTAAAGACCGGCGAGATTCTTCCTGATAAAATACTCAATACTACAGGAAAGGCAGTTTGGGCGAATGACAATCAACATGTTTTCTATATAAGAAAAGATAAAAGCCTCCGTGCATTCCAGGTGTACAGACATACACTGGGAACCGATTCTTCTGAAGATGTCCTTATCTTCCATGAGAAGGATGATACTTTTGATGTAAACGTATTTAAAACAAAATCCTTACAATATATTTTTATTGCAAGTTCAAGCACGATTTCTGATGAGCATCATTTTATTCCTGCAGACAATGTTTTTGCAGACTGGAAAGTTATCCAGCCAAGAATAGATGATCTTGAATATTCCGTAGAACATTATGAAGATGAATTCTACATTATCACCAATGCTGATGATGCTACGAACTTCAAAATCGTAAAAACAAAGATTGACCACTGCAGTAAGGAAAACTGGATAGATGTTATCCCTCACCGCGCTCAAGTTTTGCTGGAAGGGTTTGAGATTTTCAAAGACTATCTGGTTCTGGAAGAAAGAGAAAAAGGGCTGCTTCAAATCAAAATTATTGATGAAAAAACCAAGGAGTCTTATTACCTCCCATTCTCTGATCCAACTTATACTGCTTATATAGGAATCAACCTTGAATTTGACACAGAGGTGTTACGTTATGGCTACACTTCCCTTACTCAACCTGGTTCTACATATGAGTATAACATGAAAGATAAAACCACAAAACTTCTGAAACAACAAGAGGTTTTAGGTGGAAAATTCTTCCCGGAAAATTATATATCCGAAAGAATCTGGGCAGATTCCAGAGATGGAGAAACCAAAATCCCCATTTCTCTGGTGTATCATAAGGACACCAAAAAATCAGCAGACACTCCCCTTCTACTTTATGGATATGGAAGTTATGGACACACTGTAGACGCCAGTTTCTCCAATGTAAGACTTTCTATTCTTGATCGTGGTTTTATTTATGCTATTGCTCACATCCGTGGTGGTGAATACCTGGGAAGAGAATGGTATGAGGATGGAAAAATGCTATTCAAGAAAAATACTTTCTTCGATTTCATTGATGCAGGAAAATATCTGATAAAGGAAAACTATACTTCATCCAAGCATTTATATGCAATGGGTGGAAGCGCAGGAGGACTTTTGGTAGGAGCCGTTGTCAATTATGAACCACAATTATTCAATGGAATTGTTGCACAGGTTCCGTTTGTAGATGTTGTGACTACAATGCTGGATGATACAATCCCATTAACGACCGGAGAATATGATGAATGGGGAAATCCAAATGACAAAGAATATTATCATTATATGAAAGAGTATTCTCCTTATGATAATGTAGAAGCTAAAGACTATCCAAATATCCTTATCACAACAGGATTCCATGATTCCCAGGTACAGTATTGGGAACCAGCAAAATGGACAGCCAAACTTAGAGAATTAAAGACAGACAACAATATCCTGGTTTTTAAAACAGATATGAGTTCAGGACACGGAGGTGCCAGTGGAAGATTTGAATCTCTGAAAGAAGACGCATTAGAATATGCATTCTTATTAAAGATTGATAATAAAGAATAA
- a CDS encoding SRPBCC domain-containing protein — translation MESNIIFNKDFDSKSVYVMNIYNTDVSKVWNYFTQSELLDQWWGPRPWKCETVKQDFKENGIWLYAMVGPNGEKGYSQSQYGEIIEHRSFDWTSAFCNENGEVNEEAPRSKWLIGFTGVEEGTKVTVNIHYQSEEVMKKMLDMGFEEGFKMGLGQLKEIIG, via the coding sequence ATGGAATCTAATATCATTTTCAACAAAGATTTTGACTCGAAAAGCGTGTATGTAATGAATATTTACAACACTGATGTTTCGAAAGTATGGAATTATTTTACCCAATCCGAATTATTGGATCAGTGGTGGGGCCCCAGACCCTGGAAGTGCGAAACAGTAAAACAGGATTTTAAAGAAAACGGAATCTGGCTTTATGCAATGGTAGGTCCGAATGGTGAAAAAGGATATTCTCAATCCCAATATGGGGAGATTATAGAACATAGAAGTTTTGATTGGACCAGTGCTTTCTGTAATGAAAACGGAGAAGTGAACGAAGAAGCCCCAAGATCAAAATGGCTGATTGGTTTTACAGGAGTAGAAGAAGGAACAAAAGTAACGGTAAATATTCACTATCAGTCCGAAGAAGTAATGAAAAAAATGCTGGATATGGGTTTTGAAGAAGGTTTTAAAATGGGATTGGGTCAACTAAAGGAAATTATTGGGTGA
- a CDS encoding sensor histidine kinase, translating into MNNKFIPIISVFMTISLIVFVTLQFYWLKGYYGVLEQDFSNKVYSVLESTSKTIEEIEADKYLTKDNRSTILANSKNPSLTTIQQVEDSGTQRQIIYSKNIISNAQLPISKKGDSVKLTTLYTDEAAYKIKRDTTNREILTSDINQDIETGDYAVKEFVKVYGNNLPIAQRVSPATLDSVITKELKIRGITAKFGYGIIDKDNKLTSIANKAYKEKKDSNTYSYPLFTDKKYNTLYNLALVFPKKEYALAMNNWPMLLGTFLSLLTILGIYIISINYMMRQKKLAEVKTDFINNMSHEFKTPLATISVATDSLANDKIATNPDKVKYYSELIKQENLRMKKQVENVLNMSKLERNEVELFLKETNVRELIQRTTESFNLIVQQRNGTLTQQFNATHYNFKIDEFHISNMLVNLLDNANKYSPEAPEIHVETKNEGHWYVIEISDKGMGMETQNKTKIFEKFFREETGNIHNVKGQGLGLSYVKKIVELHKGQIIVESNKGTGSTFTIKLPMG; encoded by the coding sequence ATGAATAATAAATTCATCCCAATAATTTCGGTGTTTATGACGATCTCACTGATTGTCTTTGTTACGCTCCAATTTTATTGGCTGAAAGGCTATTACGGTGTACTGGAACAGGACTTTTCCAATAAAGTTTATTCTGTTTTAGAAAGTACATCAAAAACAATTGAAGAAATTGAAGCCGACAAATATCTTACCAAGGATAACAGAAGTACGATCCTTGCCAACAGTAAGAACCCCTCACTTACTACTATTCAACAGGTAGAGGATTCCGGGACTCAGAGACAAATTATTTATTCCAAAAATATTATTTCCAATGCACAGCTTCCTATTTCTAAAAAAGGAGACTCTGTAAAGCTGACAACTTTATATACTGATGAAGCCGCTTATAAAATAAAAAGAGATACCACCAACCGCGAAATTCTTACCTCGGATATCAATCAGGATATTGAAACCGGGGATTATGCCGTAAAAGAGTTTGTAAAGGTATATGGAAACAATTTACCTATTGCACAAAGGGTAAGCCCGGCCACTCTTGATTCAGTGATCACAAAAGAATTGAAAATCCGAGGGATTACAGCAAAGTTTGGGTATGGAATTATTGATAAAGACAATAAACTTACCTCCATTGCCAATAAGGCTTACAAAGAAAAAAAAGACAGCAATACCTATAGCTATCCTCTTTTCACAGATAAAAAATACAATACTTTATACAATCTTGCTTTAGTCTTCCCTAAAAAGGAATATGCTTTGGCGATGAACAACTGGCCGATGCTCCTGGGAACTTTCCTTTCATTGCTTACGATTCTTGGAATTTATATCATTTCTATCAATTATATGATGAGACAGAAAAAACTTGCTGAAGTGAAAACAGACTTCATCAATAACATGTCTCATGAATTCAAGACACCGCTCGCAACTATTTCCGTCGCAACGGATTCATTAGCGAATGACAAAATTGCGACCAACCCGGATAAAGTAAAATACTATTCGGAATTGATTAAGCAGGAAAATCTGAGAATGAAAAAGCAGGTGGAAAATGTCCTGAATATGTCTAAGCTTGAAAGAAATGAAGTAGAACTCTTCCTAAAGGAAACCAATGTCAGGGAATTGATCCAGAGAACAACAGAATCTTTTAATCTGATCGTACAACAGAGAAATGGTACCCTGACTCAACAATTCAATGCCACTCATTATAATTTTAAAATTGATGAATTCCACATCTCGAATATGCTGGTGAATTTACTGGATAATGCTAACAAGTATTCTCCCGAAGCGCCGGAAATTCATGTAGAAACTAAAAATGAGGGCCATTGGTATGTTATTGAGATCTCAGATAAAGGAATGGGAATGGAAACCCAGAATAAAACAAAAATTTTCGAGAAATTCTTCAGGGAAGAAACCGGAAATATTCACAACGTAAAAGGACAGGGATTAGGCCTTTCCTATGTTAAAAAGATTGTAGAACTGCACAAAGGACAGATTATCGTAGAATCCAACAAAGGAACTGGAAGTACGTTTACGATAAAACTTCCAATGGGATAA
- a CDS encoding response regulator transcription factor: MSNRILLVEDDQSFGAVLKDYLTINNFEVTLATDGEQGLKEFTENEFDICIFDVMMPKKDGFSLAEDVKKIDKNTPIIFLTARNMREDILKGYQLGADDYITKPFDTELLLYKIKAILQRSSTLENEEQEQFKISNIFFDSMLRQLKVGDKEYKLSPKENELLKLLCIHRNDFMPRDLALRKIWKKENYFTARSMDVYIAKLRKLLKDDEGLEIINVHGEGFRLLVKN; the protein is encoded by the coding sequence ATGAGCAACAGAATATTATTAGTAGAGGACGATCAGAGTTTCGGGGCGGTGCTTAAAGATTATTTAACAATCAATAATTTTGAAGTAACCCTTGCTACTGATGGAGAACAGGGATTGAAAGAATTTACGGAAAATGAATTCGACATCTGTATATTTGACGTCATGATGCCTAAGAAAGATGGGTTTTCATTGGCTGAAGATGTAAAAAAGATTGATAAAAATACACCGATTATATTCCTTACAGCAAGAAATATGAGAGAAGATATCCTTAAAGGGTACCAACTGGGAGCTGATGATTACATCACGAAACCATTTGATACGGAACTTCTTTTATACAAGATCAAAGCAATTCTTCAAAGAAGCTCTACCCTGGAAAATGAGGAACAGGAGCAATTTAAGATCAGCAATATCTTTTTCGATTCTATGCTGAGACAGCTGAAGGTGGGTGATAAAGAATATAAGCTTTCTCCAAAAGAAAACGAATTATTGAAACTTCTTTGCATCCACAGAAACGATTTCATGCCAAGAGACCTTGCTCTTAGAAAGATCTGGAAAAAGGAAAATTACTTTACGGCAAGAAGTATGGACGTGTATATTGCCAAGCTTCGTAAATTATTGAAAGATGACGAAGGATTAGAAATTATCAACGTTCACGGTGAAGGATTTAGACTTCTTGTAAAAAATTAA